A single Arachnia propionica DNA region contains:
- a CDS encoding LCP family protein — MTNKKYPRLFRGGDPERRHDDVTGGLSDESESEQTSIRPHKVSDHGSKTSGKTTSRSDADSSEGGRRSSSKRDKESSRSRAGGSRDGAKRAEPRRTKDDKDDSAPKHAAGTKGPLDRSFRRSATLTVASALLPGLGLTGARQRWAKILGVLLPVGFLGGLVLLAVRAVMNPEVAIGWALRPGILRGTILVLIVAALGWAFLITLTHLITRPKGLATAKRAIGAGLVVALTFVVSAPLAVAARYTLSQLQLVEKVFAPEVQASGRPEVDVNAKDPWKDTPRLNILLLGADSTGSRIADNKGTYVPRTDTIMVASIDTATGNTTLVQIPRSVERTPFPEGSKLAKLFPRGFRGAGDSSEWLINAIWERTVSKDYPEMAEAVAPATYPGAEALKQGVEGITGLHMHYFALVNIDGLQQLIDAMGGVKLNVNRKLPIGGDHQTGARPHGWLKPGPDQLLDGYNAMWYARSRFDSDDYARMARQSCLVNAVIKQANPTTLLTSYEGIAQASSDMVMTDIPQDVLAPLAQLAFKVKDASVSRLAFVHGQNGFDAGNPDFTLMRKRVQDAINPPAPTSEPTASTSTAPSPDPSTAKPSPTPTKQTSSAQPKPSATSSDAAPSTTERVADACAYHPEE; from the coding sequence TTGACCAACAAAAAATATCCGCGGCTCTTTCGCGGCGGTGACCCGGAACGTCGGCACGACGACGTCACGGGTGGGTTGAGCGACGAGTCAGAATCCGAACAGACATCCATCCGCCCCCACAAGGTGTCGGATCACGGATCGAAAACCTCGGGGAAAACCACCTCTCGCAGCGACGCCGACTCCTCCGAGGGGGGCCGCAGGAGTTCCTCGAAAAGAGACAAGGAATCATCGAGGAGCAGGGCGGGTGGTTCACGCGACGGCGCCAAGAGGGCCGAACCGCGCAGAACCAAGGACGATAAGGACGATTCCGCCCCCAAACACGCCGCCGGCACCAAGGGGCCGTTGGACAGGTCATTCAGGCGCAGCGCCACCCTGACCGTCGCCAGCGCGCTGCTGCCGGGGCTCGGGCTGACGGGGGCCCGGCAGCGCTGGGCAAAAATCCTGGGGGTGCTGCTTCCCGTCGGTTTCCTGGGCGGCCTGGTCCTGTTGGCGGTGCGCGCCGTCATGAACCCGGAGGTCGCCATCGGCTGGGCCCTCAGACCCGGGATCCTTCGCGGCACCATCCTGGTCCTGATCGTCGCCGCCCTGGGTTGGGCCTTCCTGATCACCCTGACCCACCTCATCACCAGACCCAAGGGCCTGGCCACAGCGAAGCGGGCCATCGGGGCGGGCCTGGTGGTCGCCCTCACCTTCGTGGTCTCCGCCCCCTTGGCGGTGGCCGCCCGCTACACCCTGTCCCAGCTGCAGCTGGTGGAGAAGGTCTTCGCACCCGAGGTCCAGGCCAGCGGTCGTCCCGAAGTCGACGTGAATGCCAAGGACCCGTGGAAGGACACCCCGCGTCTCAACATCCTGCTGCTCGGCGCGGACAGCACGGGCAGCCGCATAGCGGACAACAAGGGAACCTACGTTCCTCGCACCGACACCATCATGGTGGCCTCCATCGACACCGCGACGGGCAACACCACCCTGGTCCAGATTCCCCGCAGCGTGGAGCGCACACCGTTCCCGGAGGGCAGCAAGCTGGCGAAGCTGTTCCCCCGCGGTTTCCGTGGCGCCGGTGACAGCTCGGAGTGGTTGATCAACGCCATCTGGGAGCGGACCGTCAGCAAGGACTACCCGGAGATGGCCGAAGCCGTCGCACCCGCCACCTATCCCGGCGCGGAGGCTCTGAAACAGGGGGTCGAGGGTATAACCGGACTGCACATGCACTACTTCGCGCTGGTCAACATCGACGGCCTGCAGCAGCTGATCGACGCCATGGGTGGGGTGAAGCTGAACGTCAACCGGAAACTCCCCATCGGCGGCGACCACCAGACCGGCGCCCGACCCCACGGCTGGTTGAAACCCGGCCCCGACCAGCTCCTTGATGGCTACAACGCCATGTGGTACGCGCGGAGCCGTTTCGACTCGGACGACTACGCCCGCATGGCCCGCCAGTCCTGCCTGGTGAACGCGGTCATCAAGCAGGCGAACCCGACGACGCTGCTCACCTCCTACGAGGGCATCGCCCAGGCCTCCTCGGACATGGTGATGACCGACATCCCGCAGGATGTGCTGGCCCCGCTGGCCCAGCTGGCCTTCAAGGTCAAGGACGCCTCCGTCTCACGGCTGGCCTTCGTGCACGGCCAGAACGGGTTCGACGCGGGCAACCCGGATTTCACGCTGATGCGCAAACGGGTGCAGGACGCCATCAACCCGCCCGCCCCGACGAGCGAACCCACGGCGAGCACCTCCACCGCGCCGTCCCCGGACCCCAGCACCGCCAAACCTTCACCGACACCGACGAAACAGACCTCCTCGGCGCAGCCCAAACCCTCTGCGACGTCCTCCGATGCGGCCCCGTCGACCACCGAACGGGTCGCGGACGCCTGCGCCTACCACCCGGAGGAGTGA